The genomic DNA GGCCGATCGATTGGCACATCCCTATCAATAATTGAATGTCCTTTTATGGTTGAACAGGGCACCCCGACCGAGGATTGGAGTTTGGCAACGTCCATCTATGACTTCTCAGCCACTGACATCGATGGTAACGTGGTCTCGCTAGAGAAATACAGGTGAGCGTTGACTGGCACTGCCTCCGTCTTGTAACAAACGACAGCAAACATGTTGACGTTCCTCCTCAGGGCCAACGTCGTCGTCATCACAAACGTGGCCTCGAAATGAGGCAAGACCCCCGTAAACTACTCTCAGTTTGCCGAAATGCACGCCAAGTACGCTGAGAGAGGTTTACGCATCCTTGCTTTCCCTTCCAACCAGTTTGCCAACCAGGTACTTGTTTTCATCGTtgttgggcaattattttgactcggggggggggggggcaaatttagagaaaaaaatgtgtctacactgcaaaaagtcagtgttcaaaaacaagaaaaaaaaaaaagaggggtattttatttgaactaagcaaaattatctgccaatagaacaagaaaatgtggcttgtcaagactttccaaaacaagtaaaattagctatcctcaatgaacccaaaaataccttaaaataagtatattctcactaatagcaagtgcacttttcttaatagaaataacaaatatgagacctttttgctcaatatgttgaaaaatattcttaaattaagtaaatgctagtgccattatcttgacataataataTGCGCTCGGCATAACATTtcctgaaaccagcaaacttatactaaaaactaatgtattgttcttaatggaaaggcatcaaggttactctcggggtctcctagccgctcaggcaaatcatattgtctaaaaatgcatttttccatcgacaacatgacattatcgcgccaagtgcgtgctctttcagtcaattagtgggcaaggaatatatatatatactgtatatgtatatatatatatatatatatatatatatatatatatatatatatatatatatatatatatatatatatatatatatatatatgtatatatatatatatatatatgtatatatatatatatatatatgtatatgtatatatatatatatatatatatatacatatacatgtatatacacacacaacccggcccccggccaaattttttttattgtaattttgaagaatttatctgaatgtgcatgaactatttctgttcaaaatagttagaaatgtcacatgtcaaatgtttaaatattaactgtcagtttgctgcactattgtttcattgaaaataaaacggcaaagtccatttggctgtcatctgttttaattatgagacacaattgtgtcaaagtcatgattttttattttatgcttgaaataagaaattattactttaaaaaagtagttttatacttgtgagtgttgatgacacagctttgcaacagttgatattcttgtttcaagcatgttttactcaatataggtcatcaaatctcagcaacaagctgtaatatcctaCTGAGATCATTTTTGCAGTGTGGGGGGCCGCTATAtctatctacactgcaaaaactgaaatctaagtaagattacatatctcaaataagggtgatatttgcttattttctgtctgataagataattcttctcacaaagcagattttatgttagagtgttttacttgttttaagggttttggtcctaaatgatctcagtaagatattacagcttgttgctgagatttgatgacctatattgcttgaaactagaatatcacctgatgcaaagctgtgtcatcaacactcataagtataaaactacttttttaaagtaataatttcttactttgagcatgaaaaaaaaatatcatgatgccgagcgcatatcattatgtcaagataatggcactagcatttacttcatttaagaatatttttccacctattgagcaaaaaggtatcttttttttttctaccaagaaaagtgcacttattagtgagaaaatacttattttaaggtatttttgggttcattgaggttagctaattttacttattttggaaagtcttgacaagccgaattttcttgttctattggcagataattttgcttagttcaaataaaatacccataatttttgtatttatttttcttgtttttgaacactgactttttgcagtgtatctatctaagtatacatatatactgtatgtaagctgtgaaaatgtgcgctacagtatgtgtgcttgggtcctgtttttaggaaaactaatacaaaacctcacaataatgtctgattgaatgctaaaaacgttatgacagaccgcctgaaaaaacagattggaattttaaaatttttttctgaatgagacacccagaatgtacatgaaaataaagaatgtgggatttacaatattaactatgaacgataaaacactgaatattgacaacatatgaatgtcagaccccctctccatcgacatattttacaattaaaaaaaaatagcgaaatatgaacgtgaagggtaaaaaaaaaacacctactatctgatatatcactaaactttagaactttgtcgtaaaaatctccttccgcgtctgtccctgacacccgcatttcaggctggccgctgtggaaacactccccacccacactgcttggtgcctcgtctgagctgctgtgactgagattaccatagtaactaattagattaccatagtaactaattagatcaccatagtaactaattagattaccatagtaactagtatatcatgcaaaagcgcagattccaaccatagaaatactttgtatacaaaccccgtttccatatgagttgggaaattgtgttagatgtaaatataaacggaatacaatgatttgcaaatccttttcaacccatattcaattaaatgcactacaaagacaaaatatttgatgttcaaactcattaaaaaaaaatttttttggcaaataataattaacttagaatttcatggctgcaacacgtgccaaagtagttgggaaagggcatgttcaccactgtgttacatggcctttccttttaacaacactcagtaaacgtttgggaactgaggagacacattttttaagcttctcaggtggaattctttcccattcttgcttgatgtacagcttaagttgttcaacagtccgggggtctccgttgtcgtattttaggcttcataatgcgccacacattttcaatgggagacaggtctggactacaggcaggccagtctagtacccacactcttttactatgaagccacgttgatgtaacacgtggcttggcattgtcttgctgaaataagcaggggcgtccatggtaacgttgcttggatggcaacatatgttgctccaaaacctgtatgtacctttcagcattaatggcgccttcacagatgtgtaggttacccatgtcttgggcattaatacacccccataccatcacagatgctggcttttcaactttgctgctataacaatccgggtggttcttttcctctttggtccggaggacacaacgtccacagtttccaaaaacaatttgaaatgtggactcgtcagaccacagaacacttttccactttgtatcagtccatcttagatgagctcaggcccagcgaagccgacggcgtttctgggtgttgttgataaacggttttcgccttgcataggagagttttaacttgcacttacagatgtagcgaccaactgtagttactgacagtgggtttcagaagtgttcctgagcccatgtggtgatatcctttacacactgatgtcgcttgttgatgcagtacagcctgagggatcaaaggtcacaggcttagctgcttacgtgcagtaatttctccagattttctgaaccctttgatgatattacagaccgtagatggtgaaatccctaaattccttgcaatagctggttaagaaaggtttttcttaaaatgttcaacaatttgctcacacatttgttgacaaagtggtgaccctcgccccatccttgtttgtgaatgactgagcatttcatggaatctacttttatacccaatcatggcacccacctgttcccaatttgcctgttcacctgtgagatgttccaaataagtgtttgatgagcattcctcaactttatcagtatttattgccacctttcccaacttctttgtcacgtgttgctggcatcaaattctaaagttaatgattatttgcaaaaaaaaaaaaaaaagtttatcagtttgaacatcaaatatgttgtctttgtagcatattcaactgaatatgggttgaaaatgatttgcaaatcattgtattccgtttatatttacatctaacacaatttcccaactcatatggaaacagggtttgtagttcaagacttacggtcatttgaaaacatcactgcacatcataatggcagctacagtttccatcttaaagatctagaaAAATTATtcgggaatgtccggtgggccagattgaaaagcttaatggcgGCCACCCAGGTCTGACCTAAATGATGCGATCACTGACTGCTATCGTTGAGTACGCTGATGTGGCAAAAGTGCAGATAGTAAAAGACAAAAAGCTACAGCCTGTTCTTTTGACTGCTGATAGGAAGGATAGAAGCTATTGTTGGATTGACCTTTGTTCAAAATATGCAGAGGTAAAGGTAAAAAGATTATTCTACATAAATCAGATAGTAATAtgtctaagacaggggtcggcaactcaaaatgttgaaagagccttattggaccaaaaatattttaaaaaatctgtctggagccccaAAACTACATGTCACCAAAAAATTAACCCTCCACTTCATCTGTCACAAGGTTGGTGTTTTTCTTACCTACCTTTTCTGTAACGAACAAgccttgatcaagccttttagAACAtactgcaaaataaaaaaatgtatatgctaTGATTAGTGCTGaatgctgatatcgtattggattaatattggtatcgtatcagaagtgaaaaaaacACTCCTATAAAAAACATATGGTTTATTATCATCTCTACTTATAAATCATTACTCACTCAGGGTAAATAAGATGTGTTTTctgcagataaaaaaaatatatatatatttggtctTATTACCTAAAATCCGTAAATACTGCTTGGTTAATTTGCAGAAATCCACTGTAGTTGTTATTGTGTGATCATCTACCACCTTGTACTTGTCAGAGTGCCTGCTGCTGATTGCGGAAACTCCCACTCAGCGCAATATAGTTGAatgaattaaaacaaaaatagcaCTGTCCTTTTTTTCAATTTGTGTTAAGTGTGTGTTAAGTGTAGTATTTGGTATTTACATTCATAAGGTGTGTTGTTTTTCTAattttccatattttttttgGTGGTCTTTTAAAATATGTGTGAAGGAGCCTGGCACTGATGCTCAGATCAAGCAGTTTGCGCAGTCGTACAACGCTCGCTTTGACATGTTCAGCAAGATCGACGTCAACGGAGACAACGCTCACCCTCTGTGGAAGTGGATGAAGGAGCAGCCCAATGGCAGAGGCTTCATGGGAAAGTAAGGCATGACTTCCTTACAGTAATATTATTCagaagaattgattttaaatgtgcttttttttttcatccctGCAGTGGCATCAAGTGGAATTTCACAAAGGTAAATTACATGATGGAATTCTGAGTTGTGAgaactaaaataaaacaaattatttgTTTCAAGGTCAATATATAGCCATCCTAATATCAATATTGTATTAACTATATATTTTTaagtaatattttttaacacatttggcATCCAACCCCAATAAACTAAAATAAAGCAAAACTACCAGGAATTCTGAAACTGTGGTACATATACCAATACTGGTACGCCGGCTCCATCTAGTgatatgccaaataatcacttgattaaagtacagtgttttattttcctatattcaaacacagtgttactgttcaaactgtgtgttacagcggccaaaaatattacatattgttgttaaataaaacctctgctttgttgtTAAAGAATATTtatgcctactacactactgtattttaatgctggtcattatTGTGTTACTTGGAGAGCtaggtgttttctgaggtggtacttggtgtaaaAATGTTTCATCATTGTCGTCACACTTTACCACGCtatcaaaaaacacaaaaaccgaGCTAAAGTCTCACAATTGCTTCGCCTCAGATGGTATCCCATGATCATGATTTGAACTCCAGGTGTTCTTTGACTTTTGGGACTAATTTTTCTAGAAAATTGTGGTTAAACCTCAACTTGTACAGCAGTATATTCGAGTGAAGAGTCCGCCCGGATGACGTCATCCCCAAGGGGGCGTAGCCTAGACCATGCGACCAATGATGTAGAGGTGTGGTCATTTTAATCGGAAGTCTACCTACGTCATAaccttaatttatttttaaaagtactACTCCTAAGTCCTATCATGTTGCCATCTTTGTAGTCCCAACGACGTCTAtaacatttttgtctttttttttttcctgaaatatGTCATTATAATTCATGGTCCTTATatcatatacatattatattaatccTTATGACATATTTCTGTTTAGAATGCATTGACAAAAAGGATGGTAATTTCAGTGATCCACTTGACTGTTTGTTCCACTTAACTTTTAGTGATGATATTggaccactaggggtgcaaatccCAAGATCAGATGTCTTCAACAGGGGGTCCGCAACCCCTTGGGAGTCTGCAGATGTACTGCAGGGAGGtcttgaaattatatatatatatatatatatatatatatatatatatatatatatatatatatatatatatatatatatatatatatatatatatatatatatatatatatatatatatatatatatatataaatatatatatataaatatatatatatatatatatatataaatatatatatatatatatatatatatatatatatatatatatatgtatatatatatatatatatatatatacacatatatatatgtatatatatatatatatatatatatacacatatatatatacatatatatatatacatatatatatatatatatatatatatatatatatacacatatatatatatatacatatatatatgtatgtatgtatgtatgtatgtatgtatgtatgtatatatatactgtgtatatatatatatatgtattagagatacacggtttgcggacacaaccacggagtccgcggataatccgcgggtcgggcggatgcatgacgaaaaaaattgattttaaatagatttgggcgggtggcggttgaaccaattcagaaaaaaaaatacatagttaaatgttgttacccacatacgaaaaacaggCAGCACTCTTTGATACAGGCAATTACTCATCAGGCACTGTTGCAGCTGTCAcggcaaatttcttcccccctacaaaaaccttcccgcccccccatttacttccggggctgcgtccaataaagtcacaaagttgccgggggtccttaacccgcacgagactgtcctgtttcgcgcctgtacaaaaaaaaacaataatcgatttcttcagattccagcagctgtcaaagacgaagtatccttccagcgacgggcagtcaaagccgaagtgctatcgatcgctgtcaatgacgtaagaggaaacatgaccacggaagttaatgggggggaggtttttgtagggggaagaaatttggcgtgacacagcacaccacaacacaacagcagaagaatgataaataaatgataaatgggttatacttgtatagcgcttttctaccttcaaggtactcaaagcgctttgacagtatttccacatttacccattcacacacattcacacactgatggcgggagctgccatgcaaggcgctaaccagcagccatcagaggcaaagggtgaagtgtcttgcccaaggacacaacggacatgactaggaaggtagaaggtgggaattgaaccccagtaaccagcaacactccgattgctggcacagccactctaccaacttcgccacgccgtcccagaagaaaaaaagaaaaagatggcaacgccggctgcaaacgtggtacgcgacaaactaaaaaaaggaatactaaagaccagggaaaaaaaataacaataatagtcaacactttcttaatggaaatgacaataatattataataatgataaataatattatcacgcattaatatctcttagcccctaatgcgtggccaagagatattaatgcgtggcacgcattgaatgtctctgctgcattggatcagtctcatttctttaacaggaatgccttgcatcatctatattagatatataacaatgggtgggtggcgggcggttgggGTTTTGATAAAATTTTagtgcgggtggatgacgacttttgtgatgcggttgcagatgaaataattgcctatccgcgcatctctaatatataaatttttacatacatacatatatatatacatatttacatacatacatacatatatatatatacgtatatacatacatatatatatatatatatatatatatatatatatatatatatatatatatatatatatatatatatatatatatatatatatatatatatatatatgtatatatatatatatacatatatatacatatatatatatatatatatatatatatatatatatatatatatatatatatatatatatatatatatatatatatatatatatatatatatatatatatatatatatatatatatatatatatatatatatatatatatatatatatatatatatatatacacattgacagcgatcgatagcacttcggctttgactgcccgtcgctggaaggatacttcgtctttgacagctgctggaatctgaagaaatcgattattgttttttttttgtacaggcgcgaaacaggacagttgcgtgcgggttaaggacccccggcaactttgtgactttattggacgcagccccggaagtaaatgggggggcgggaaggtttttgtaggggggaagaaatttggcttggcagctgcagcag from Entelurus aequoreus isolate RoL-2023_Sb linkage group LG27, RoL_Eaeq_v1.1, whole genome shotgun sequence includes the following:
- the gpx4a gene encoding glutathione peroxidase 4a isoform X2 → MLAMGTPTEDWSLATSIYDFSATDIDGNVVSLEKYRANVVVITNVASKUGKTPVNYSQFAEMHAKYAERGLRILAFPSNQFANQEPGTDAQIKQFAQSYNARFDMFSKIDVNGDNAHPLWKWMKEQPNGRGFMGNGIKWNFTKFLINKEGQVVKRYGPMDDPSVVEQDLPTYLDA
- the gpx4a gene encoding glutathione peroxidase 4a isoform X1 codes for the protein MRPLCLIITFAAVAASGVMLAMVLYFVLSSTGTPTEDWSLATSIYDFSATDIDGNVVSLEKYRANVVVITNVASKUGKTPVNYSQFAEMHAKYAERGLRILAFPSNQFANQEPGTDAQIKQFAQSYNARFDMFSKIDVNGDNAHPLWKWMKEQPNGRGFMGNGIKWNFTKFLINKEGQVVKRYGPMDDPSVVEQDLPTYLDA
- the gpx4a gene encoding glutathione peroxidase 4a isoform X3 — translated: MRPLGSTVLFTVLLQALGTPTEDWSLATSIYDFSATDIDGNVVSLEKYRANVVVITNVASKUGKTPVNYSQFAEMHAKYAERGLRILAFPSNQFANQEPGTDAQIKQFAQSYNARFDMFSKIDVNGDNAHPLWKWMKEQPNGRGFMGNGIKWNFTKFLINKEGQVVKRYGPMDDPSVVEQDLPTYLDA